A window of Phragmites australis chromosome 15, lpPhrAust1.1, whole genome shotgun sequence genomic DNA:
AAACCACTTCTTCGCCGCCGAAATCGATACCATGCAGAacgtcgagttccaggacatcAACAACAACCACGTCGGCGTCGACATCAATGGCCTCCGCTCCATGGAGGCGCACGAAGCAGGGTACTACGACGACCGCAACGGGAGCTTCCATGGCATGAACCTGATCAGTGGCGAGATGATGCAGGCGTGGGTGGAGTATGATTCGGACGTCGCACGGATCAACGTCACCATCGCTCCCATTGGCATGTCCAAACCAGTAAGGCCACTCGTCTCTGCCGCATACAACCTCTCGGATGTGCTAGTGGAGCCGTCATATGCCGGCTTCTCGTCCGCGACCGGCCCCATCAACTCCCGGCACTACATTCTTGGTTGGAGCTTCGCCATGAACGGACCTGCGCCGGCGATCGATATCGCCAAGCTGCCAAAGCTACCTCGCCTCGGCCCGAAGCCTCGGTCGAAGGTCTTGGAAATCCTGCTGCCAATTGCCACCGCAGCATTCATTATCACTCTAGGCATTCTTGCTGTTGCACTTGTGAGAAGGAGAATGAGGTATGCCGAGCTACGGGAAGATTGGGAGGATGAATTTGGACCGCATCGATTCTCGTACAAGGATCTGTTCCATGCAACCGACGGATTCAAGGACAATCATCTTCTCGGGGAAGGAGGGTTCGGCAGGGTGTATAAAGGAGTGCTTTCCACATCTAAATCAGAGGTCGCTGTGAAGAAGGTGTCCCACGAGTCGAGGCAGGGGATGAAGGAGTTCGTCGCCGAGGTTGTTAGTATTGGCCGCATCCGACACCGCAACCTCGTGCAGCTACTCGGCTACTGCCGGAGAAAAGGTGAACTCCTTTTGGTATACGACTACATGCCAAATGGCAGCCTCGATAAATATTTGTCTTGTAAAGGGGAAACGCCAATGTTGGATTGGGCTCAGAGGTTTCGGATCGTCAAAGGTGTTGCCTCCGGTTTGCTGTACCTTCATGAGAAGTGGGATAAAGTTGTGATTCACCGGGATATCAAAGCAAGcaacgtactccttgacaaagaAATGAATGGACGGCTCGGTGACTTCGGCCTTGCAAGATTACATGACCATGGCACCGATCCTCAGACCACACATATGGTTGGCACCATGGGTTACCTCGCTCCGGAACTGGTGCGCACAGGCAAGGCATCACCTCTCACAGATGTTTTCGCTTTTGGCACATTCCTCCTTGAGGTCGCATGTGGGCAAAGGCCTATCATGGAAGATCCACAAGGCGATCAACTTTTGTTGGTCGATTGGGTACTCGAGCACTGGCACAATGGGACGCTCCTTGAGACGGTGGATACTAGGCTGCAGGGCAACTATAACACCGATGAGGCATGCCTGGTGCTAAGACTTGGACTGCTGTGCTCGCACCCTTCTGCAAATGCAAGGCCAAGCATGCAACAGGTAATGGACTACCTTGATGGAGACGCACCAGTTCCGGAGCTGGCATCGACACACTTGAGTTTCAATATGCTTGCCCTATTGCAAAACAAAGGGTTAGACCCGTATGTTGCGGCATATCCTCCATCATCAAAGATGAGCTTCGGAACTGTATCTGACATATCAGGAGGAAGATGATACTCTGAATCTCTCTTATTTGCATGGTGCTTTATGCTACCATGTATGTTTGCTTGGCACAATTTTGCCATCTCTTATAGCCATATGGATTGGGTCCTACCAAAAATATATAGCAAGCAGGTGTAGTAGAATCAGGAACATGTGGTAAGTGATAGATATGCTGAAAATCCTTTTTCCACATGGGCTGTTCTGTCACAAGATGCCGGTGAGAAGAAGCAAGCTAGGAAGCTTAGAGAACAATTGATCCGGCTGCTGAGGGCAGAGTAAACCCTTTGATACTGATAGACTGCCCAAAGTACACAGCACCTTCTAACTTTTGCAGTAATCCGATGAAGTGTGCTGAAGAAATACACTTGTGAATTGAGTACCAGAGATACTTTTCTTTTGGGATATTTGGTGAAGTGTACATTCTTCTGAAGAAATATCATCTCTCGTTTTAGCCTGTGTGGTAATTCTGTTACAGAGGGTGTATAGTATCTATTAACTACAACCGATAGTTGCAGGCGTCTGTGTTATTTTCCACTTTTAGTAAAACATGGGACCAAATCCAGGGCCAGGCAGACTGACTAGTAATTGACTCTGACCTCCATGAATTTGGGATCAGAAAAATGTAGCTATCAACAGTCAAGAGCTCGCAAGAGCTTACTCTACTTCTTTCTACTGACTGCGCCTCACTTGGTTTTGTTACTCAGGAGCCAtagcttcttttctttctttctttcttttttgagagagaAGATGGCCATAGCTTGGTGAAACTCCTGTTTtcacattcttctcaaaatgGGACTGTAGCACATCCGACAATAGGCCTGCGTGGGATTTCTGTTGCTTAACCAGCCCAAATCAGCCTACGGTGATTACACCGTTACTACCACCATTCATTGGAACTATTTGGAACAGCCGTACTTTATGGGCCCAAATTTTTTGCAGTGGTTGGCCCGTTCGAATTAAGATATCGGCCCACTACCA
This region includes:
- the LOC133892413 gene encoding L-type lectin-domain containing receptor kinase SIT2-like → MEVACFLLPVVLVLYWLNPAAAVGGGGGGDGQDQFVFSGFAGSNLTLDGTATVTASGLLELTNGSSQLKGHAFFPVPLHFRASPGGTVRSFSASFVFAILSTYPSLSCHGIAFAVTPSTDLTSALAAQYMGLANIDDNGNATNHFFAAEIDTMQNVEFQDINNNHVGVDINGLRSMEAHEAGYYDDRNGSFHGMNLISGEMMQAWVEYDSDVARINVTIAPIGMSKPVRPLVSAAYNLSDVLVEPSYAGFSSATGPINSRHYILGWSFAMNGPAPAIDIAKLPKLPRLGPKPRSKVLEILLPIATAAFIITLGILAVALVRRRMRYAELREDWEDEFGPHRFSYKDLFHATDGFKDNHLLGEGGFGRVYKGVLSTSKSEVAVKKVSHESRQGMKEFVAEVVSIGRIRHRNLVQLLGYCRRKGELLLVYDYMPNGSLDKYLSCKGETPMLDWAQRFRIVKGVASGLLYLHEKWDKVVIHRDIKASNVLLDKEMNGRLGDFGLARLHDHGTDPQTTHMVGTMGYLAPELVRTGKASPLTDVFAFGTFLLEVACGQRPIMEDPQGDQLLLVDWVLEHWHNGTLLETVDTRLQGNYNTDEACLVLRLGLLCSHPSANARPSMQQVMDYLDGDAPVPELASTHLSFNMLALLQNKGLDPYVAAYPPSSKMSFGTVSDISGGR